Proteins encoded together in one Deinococcus hopiensis KR-140 window:
- a CDS encoding AAC(3) family N-acetyltransferase, whose translation MLRLLRKSPVDAAELDDGLAELGLDGSQHLIVHASLRAFGHLEGGARAVVDGLTGRAATVAAPAFTYNTLLRHATSPVHAHFHRDLRVSRDIGRVPQELVERRDALRSFHPTLSFVALGTEARRVTEAQTLASPYQPIGALYDLNGFALLMGVDFGSNTTVHFGEHVAGMPLLTRYVPLGDGVAPTAFPNCSADFDRLEPHVRGRSVRVGNAELRLYRVRDLVDATVRLLTQDPEALLCTYPSCRCREVRQMVRQGGLRPRLEALTAR comes from the coding sequence GTGCTGAGGCTGCTGCGAAAATCGCCTGTGGACGCTGCCGAGTTGGACGACGGCCTGGCCGAGTTGGGGCTGGACGGTTCGCAGCATCTGATCGTTCACGCCAGCCTCCGGGCGTTCGGGCATCTGGAAGGTGGAGCGCGGGCAGTGGTGGACGGCCTGACGGGGCGGGCAGCGACGGTGGCGGCTCCAGCCTTTACGTACAACACGCTGCTGAGGCACGCGACCTCGCCGGTTCACGCCCACTTCCACCGCGATCTGCGGGTCAGCCGCGACATTGGGCGGGTGCCGCAGGAACTGGTGGAGCGCCGCGACGCCCTGCGCAGCTTTCACCCTACCCTGAGCTTCGTGGCCCTCGGTACCGAGGCGCGGCGCGTCACCGAGGCCCAGACCCTCGCCAGCCCGTACCAACCCATAGGCGCGCTGTACGACCTGAACGGCTTCGCCCTCCTTATGGGCGTGGACTTCGGCAGCAACACGACCGTTCATTTCGGAGAGCATGTGGCGGGGATGCCGCTGCTCACGCGCTACGTACCGCTGGGTGACGGCGTCGCGCCCACGGCCTTTCCCAACTGTTCGGCGGATTTCGATCGACTGGAACCGCACGTGCGGGGCCGGAGCGTGCGGGTGGGCAACGCGGAGCTGCGCCTTTACCGGGTTCGCGACCTGGTGGACGCCACTGTGCGCTTGCTGACCCAGGACCCCGAAGCGCTGCTGTGCACGTATCCCAGTTGCCGCTGCCGCGAGGTGCGTCAGATGGTCCGCCAGGGTGGACTCAGGCCGCGGCTGGAAGCGCTGACGGCCCGCTGA
- the yjjX gene encoding inosine/xanthosine triphosphatase, protein MSGVMVRVGSLNPAKLQPVRDVFRTWWSGAEVEGVAVPSGVPDQPIGQAQTREGAVNRARSALASLAGTSAWGVGLEGGVELEAGEGRLFGMVAVACNLGGNVEVEVSRTADLRLPPAVVARLVAGEELGPIMDDVLGLRDVKRGLGSVGVLTGGLVTRADVWRQAVALAATPLRNRWAGEVRAGLYAEA, encoded by the coding sequence GTGAGCGGCGTGATGGTGCGCGTGGGGAGCCTCAACCCAGCGAAGCTGCAGCCCGTGCGCGACGTGTTCCGGACGTGGTGGTCGGGAGCGGAGGTGGAAGGTGTGGCTGTCCCCAGCGGTGTACCCGATCAGCCCATCGGTCAGGCGCAGACGCGTGAGGGCGCGGTCAACCGGGCGCGGTCGGCGCTCGCCTCGCTTGCAGGAACGTCAGCCTGGGGCGTGGGGCTGGAAGGCGGCGTGGAGCTGGAGGCGGGCGAGGGGCGGCTGTTCGGGATGGTGGCAGTGGCCTGCAACCTGGGCGGAAATGTGGAGGTTGAAGTCTCGCGCACGGCGGACCTGCGCCTGCCCCCGGCTGTTGTGGCCCGCCTGGTGGCAGGAGAGGAACTCGGGCCCATCATGGACGACGTGCTGGGCCTGCGGGACGTGAAGCGTGGGCTGGGGAGCGTGGGCGTGTTGACGGGCGGCCTGGTCACGCGGGCCGACGTGTGGCGGCAGGCGGTCGCGCTGGCGGCGACTCCCTTAAGAAACAGGTGGGCGGGCGAGGTCAGAGCGGGGTTGTACGCTGAGGCATGA
- the glnA gene encoding type I glutamate--ammonia ligase, translated as MTPTPTGTPPHIHTPQTLLNTLSAEDVSFLRLQFTDILGTTKNVEVPRSQFEKALRGDVTFDGSAVEGFTRVEESDMLLTPDLSTFLIYPPFSAGDGERGRVARLICDVTLPDGTPFEGDPRRVLQRQVERAAGLGFEMYVGTEPEFFLFERDASGRGVPITHDKAGYFDLAPIDKGERIRREIAHKLVGMGFEIEAAHHEVAPGQHEIDFRYAPALEAADRIATFKFVVKRVALEYGLLASFLPKPIAGVSGSGMHCHLSLFRNGENAFAQPEGEYGLSDTARYFIAGLLEHAEGMAAITNPLVNSYKRLVPGFEAPVNVAWSTTNRSALIRIPAKRGASTRAEVRMPDPSCNPYLALAAMLAAGLSGIEERLEPPPAIGRNIFRMTVREKRHHRIRELPTDLREAVSELEKDAVIARALGDHVLDHFVAAKRAEWAEYSATVHAWELERYLDLI; from the coding sequence ATGACGCCCACTCCAACTGGCACGCCCCCCCACATCCATACCCCGCAAACGCTGCTGAACACCCTCAGCGCCGAGGACGTGTCGTTCCTGCGGCTGCAGTTCACCGACATTCTCGGCACGACCAAGAATGTGGAAGTGCCCCGGTCGCAGTTCGAAAAAGCCCTGCGCGGCGACGTGACCTTCGACGGCAGCGCGGTGGAAGGATTTACCCGCGTCGAGGAGAGCGACATGCTCCTCACGCCGGACTTATCGACCTTCCTGATCTACCCGCCCTTCTCGGCTGGGGACGGCGAGCGAGGGCGGGTGGCGCGCCTGATCTGCGACGTGACGCTGCCCGACGGCACGCCCTTCGAGGGGGACCCCCGCCGCGTGCTGCAGCGGCAGGTCGAGCGTGCGGCGGGACTCGGCTTCGAAATGTACGTGGGCACCGAGCCTGAGTTCTTCCTGTTCGAGCGGGACGCGAGCGGACGCGGCGTGCCCATCACCCACGACAAGGCCGGCTATTTCGACCTCGCGCCCATCGACAAGGGCGAGCGCATCCGGCGCGAGATCGCGCACAAGCTTGTTGGGATGGGCTTTGAGATCGAGGCGGCCCACCACGAAGTCGCGCCCGGCCAGCACGAGATCGACTTCCGCTACGCGCCCGCGCTTGAGGCCGCCGACCGCATCGCCACCTTCAAGTTCGTGGTCAAGCGGGTGGCACTGGAATACGGCCTGCTGGCCAGCTTCCTGCCCAAGCCCATCGCCGGCGTCAGCGGCTCGGGAATGCACTGCCACCTCAGCCTCTTCCGAAATGGCGAGAACGCCTTTGCGCAACCCGAAGGCGAATACGGGCTATCAGACACGGCGCGCTACTTTATCGCCGGGCTGCTGGAGCATGCCGAGGGCATGGCGGCCATCACCAACCCCCTGGTCAACAGCTACAAGCGCCTCGTTCCGGGTTTCGAGGCCCCGGTCAATGTGGCGTGGAGCACCACCAACCGCTCGGCGCTGATCCGCATTCCGGCCAAGCGCGGAGCCTCCACCCGCGCCGAGGTGCGGATGCCGGACCCGAGCTGCAACCCTTACCTGGCGCTTGCCGCAATGCTGGCAGCTGGGCTGAGCGGCATTGAGGAGCGGCTGGAACCGCCCCCCGCCATCGGCCGCAACATCTTCCGCATGACTGTGCGCGAGAAGCGCCACCACCGCATCCGGGAACTGCCCACGGACCTGCGCGAGGCCGTGAGCGAACTGGAAAAGGACGCGGTGATCGCACGGGCACTGGGCGATCACGTGCTGGATCACTTCGTCGCCGCCAAGCGCGCCGAGTGGGCCGAGTATTCGGCCACCGTCCACGCCTGGGAACTCGAACGCTATCTGGACCTGATCTGA
- a CDS encoding damage-inducible protein DinB → MNILQSALGGGATFTAPDLLLSDLTFETAGQSASGAPYTLAALLAHLAVTQRASLDLAAGRTHTWPEDLDVWPEVPDGASFEAHLTDLRLGLSEAQALADNPSARARDVLTDLAAHSAYHWGQVALLRRVLGSWTG, encoded by the coding sequence ATGAACATCCTGCAATCGGCCTTGGGCGGCGGCGCGACTTTTACCGCCCCGGACCTCCTGCTGAGTGACCTGACCTTTGAAACCGCGGGGCAAAGCGCTTCCGGCGCCCCCTACACCCTGGCCGCGCTACTCGCGCACCTCGCCGTGACCCAGCGCGCGAGCCTGGACCTGGCCGCTGGGCGGACGCACACCTGGCCCGAGGACCTGGACGTGTGGCCGGAGGTGCCGGACGGAGCAAGCTTCGAGGCGCACCTGACTGACCTGCGGCTGGGACTGTCCGAGGCGCAGGCACTGGCGGACAATCCCTCGGCCCGGGCGCGCGACGTGCTGACGGACCTGGCTGCCCACAGCGCCTACCACTGGGGGCAGGTGGCCCTCCTGCGCCGCGTGCTGGGGAGCTGGACCGGGTGA
- the argC gene encoding N-acetyl-gamma-glutamyl-phosphate reductase: MSGFESSSSLPLRVAIVGGSGYAGGEFLRLALGHPHLNVTQVTSERSAGQPVSLVHPNLRGRTNLKFRKAADLEEADILVLALPHGSAAKRLSEFEGKARVIVDLSADFRLKDAEVYRSVYGEDHPTPDRLGQWVYGNPELHREELRGATRIACAGCFATSVILALYPLLKLGVLLPKDIIATGLVGSSAAGASASESSHHPERAGSLRVYKPVGHRHTAEAQQELPGRFPLHLTAISTPRVRGILTTVQAWIPDGYSDRDVWSAYREVYGQEPFIRIVKVARGVHRYPDPMLLDGTNYCDLGFEMDVDTGRVVLMSAIDNLVKGTAGHALQSLNIAHGWPETTGLEFAGLHPV; this comes from the coding sequence ATGTCTGGCTTTGAATCCTCCTCTTCGCTGCCCCTCCGCGTCGCCATTGTGGGCGGCTCGGGCTATGCTGGGGGCGAGTTCCTGCGGCTGGCGCTGGGACACCCGCACCTCAACGTCACGCAGGTGACGAGCGAGCGCAGCGCGGGACAGCCTGTGTCGCTCGTCCACCCCAACCTGCGCGGGCGCACGAACCTCAAGTTTCGCAAGGCCGCCGATCTGGAGGAGGCCGACATTCTCGTGCTGGCCCTGCCGCACGGCAGCGCGGCCAAGCGCCTATCGGAGTTCGAGGGCAAGGCGCGCGTGATTGTGGACCTGTCGGCGGACTTTCGCCTCAAGGACGCCGAGGTCTACCGCTCCGTGTACGGAGAGGACCACCCCACCCCGGACCGGCTGGGTCAATGGGTATACGGGAACCCCGAGTTGCACCGCGAGGAACTCCGGGGCGCCACCCGCATCGCCTGCGCGGGCTGCTTTGCCACCAGCGTCATTCTGGCGCTGTACCCGCTGCTCAAGCTGGGCGTGCTGCTGCCGAAAGACATCATCGCCACCGGTCTGGTGGGCAGCAGCGCGGCGGGCGCGAGCGCGTCCGAGAGCAGCCACCACCCCGAGCGCGCCGGAAGCCTGCGGGTATACAAGCCCGTCGGCCACCGCCACACGGCCGAGGCGCAGCAGGAGTTGCCGGGACGCTTTCCGCTGCACCTGACGGCCATCAGTACGCCCCGGGTGCGCGGCATCCTGACCACCGTGCAGGCCTGGATTCCCGACGGCTACAGCGACCGCGACGTGTGGAGCGCCTACCGCGAGGTCTACGGCCAGGAACCCTTTATCCGCATCGTGAAGGTGGCGCGCGGCGTCCACCGCTACCCGGACCCCATGTTGCTCGACGGGACCAACTACTGTGACCTCGGCTTCGAGATGGACGTGGACACGGGGCGCGTGGTCCTCATGAGCGCCATCGACAACCTCGTGAAGGGCACGGCGGGCCACGCCCTGCAAAGCCTGAACATTGCCCACGGCTGGCCGGAGACCACGGGGCTGGAGTTCGCCGGGCTGCATCCCGTATAG
- a CDS encoding zinc-dependent alcohol dehydrogenase yields the protein MKALVWQGINRVAVEQVPDPQILQPTDAIVRVTKTAICGSDLHLLDGYVPSMVHGDILGHEFMGEVVEVGHEVRRVKVGDRVIVPFPIACGKCWYCQHNMTSLCDNSNPNPKLAETMWGHAPAGIYGYSHITGGYAGGQAQFARTVYADANLYKVPEGLTDEQVLFLTDILPTGYMAAEHCNIQGGDVVAVFGAGPVGLFGIASAFLLGAGRVIAIDRFPERLEMARSYGAETIDYEKEEVFERLKEMTGGRGPDSVMDAVGLESHGTGLGGIADAVKQTTRVLESERPHALRAAIMACRKGGTVSVPGVYGGLADKIPVGAFMNKGLTLKTGQTHVHRYLDILTNHIVKGDVDPTRIITHRLTLDDAPHAYQIFKHKHEGCIKCVLDPWADPKDHEPVKVPQASD from the coding sequence GTGAAGGCGCTTGTGTGGCAGGGCATTAACCGCGTGGCGGTGGAGCAGGTGCCCGATCCTCAGATTCTGCAGCCCACCGATGCCATCGTGCGCGTGACCAAGACCGCCATCTGCGGCTCGGACCTGCACCTGCTCGACGGCTACGTGCCCTCCATGGTCCACGGCGACATTCTGGGTCACGAGTTCATGGGCGAGGTGGTGGAGGTTGGCCATGAGGTCCGGCGCGTCAAGGTGGGGGACCGGGTGATCGTGCCCTTTCCCATTGCCTGCGGCAAATGCTGGTACTGCCAGCACAACATGACCTCGCTGTGCGACAACTCCAACCCCAACCCCAAGCTGGCCGAGACGATGTGGGGCCACGCTCCGGCAGGCATCTACGGCTACTCGCACATCACGGGCGGGTACGCGGGCGGGCAGGCGCAGTTCGCGCGCACGGTGTACGCCGATGCCAACCTCTACAAAGTGCCCGAGGGCCTCACCGACGAGCAGGTGCTGTTCCTGACTGACATTCTCCCCACCGGCTACATGGCCGCAGAGCACTGCAACATCCAGGGCGGTGATGTGGTAGCGGTGTTTGGGGCAGGGCCAGTCGGACTCTTCGGCATTGCCAGCGCCTTCCTGCTGGGCGCGGGGCGCGTGATCGCCATTGACCGCTTCCCAGAACGTCTGGAGATGGCCCGTTCCTACGGAGCGGAAACCATCGACTATGAGAAAGAAGAGGTCTTCGAGCGCCTGAAGGAGATGACGGGTGGGCGCGGCCCCGACTCCGTGATGGACGCCGTGGGCCTTGAATCACACGGCACGGGCCTGGGCGGGATCGCGGACGCGGTGAAGCAGACCACCCGCGTGCTGGAAAGCGAGCGTCCTCACGCCCTGCGGGCCGCGATCATGGCCTGCCGCAAGGGCGGGACCGTGAGCGTGCCCGGCGTCTACGGTGGTCTGGCCGACAAGATTCCCGTCGGGGCATTTATGAACAAGGGCCTGACCCTGAAGACGGGGCAGACCCACGTTCACCGCTACCTCGATATCCTGACCAATCACATCGTGAAGGGCGACGTGGACCCCACGCGCATCATCACCCACCGCCTGACGCTCGACGACGCGCCGCACGCCTACCAGATCTTCAAGCACAAGCACGAGGGCTGCATCAAGTGCGTGCTGGACCCCTGGGCCGATCCCAAAGACCATGAGCCCGTGAAGGTGCCGCAGGCGTCGGACTGA
- a CDS encoding glutamine synthetase III codes for MNHDFDVISAARNWRVDKAQSATPTEVVGELFASDVLTLDQLKSRLSKPTYRRLHATLERGERLDPAIADAVALAMKTWAMEKGATHYTHWFQPLTGYTAEKHDSFLSPAGDGAIASFSGGELIQAEPDASSFPSGGLRATFEARGYTAWDPSSPAFIMRHTNGSTLCIPTAFASWTGEALDNKTPLLRSTEALNKAVTPALHLFGASEGARVSSTLGAEQEYFLIAEEYYYRRPDLVMSGRTLFGAQPPRGQELEDHYFGAIPDRVLSFMTDAELQLYALGVPVKTRHNEVAPGQFEIAPIFESSNVAADHQQLIMQVLQNTARKYGLVALLHEKPFAGVNGSGKHCNWSMSTDAGENLLEPGDTPHENLQFLFFCSAVIKAVDEHQDLLRVSVASASNDHRLGANEAPPAIISIFLGSELTDILDRVESGEGGRGVEAGLLGLGTNVLPPLPRHAGDRNRTSPFAFTGNKFEFRAVGSSQSISFPITVLNTIVADAVQGLTAELKARLDSGAELAAAVGELVRETYSKHKRIVFNGDGYSDEWHEEAEHARGLLNLRTSIDAFPQLTSAKNAELFGRFGVLSERELAARQEVLYDQYFKTVNIEGETTEYVARTMILPAAVAYLAELHQAGGSRAVQATTGEIEVAADALYDALQALGTQNAALGGEEVHEKAHHVAAQVLPAMTAVRQAADRLEKVVAERHWPLPTYRQMLFVK; via the coding sequence ATGAACCACGATTTCGATGTGATTTCCGCTGCCCGCAACTGGCGGGTCGACAAGGCCCAGAGCGCCACGCCCACCGAAGTCGTGGGTGAGCTCTTTGCCAGCGACGTGCTGACGCTCGATCAGCTCAAAAGCCGCCTGAGCAAGCCCACCTACCGCCGCCTGCACGCCACCCTGGAGCGCGGCGAGCGCCTGGACCCCGCCATCGCCGACGCCGTGGCCCTCGCCATGAAGACCTGGGCGATGGAAAAGGGAGCCACCCACTACACCCACTGGTTTCAGCCCCTGACCGGCTATACCGCTGAGAAGCACGACTCGTTCCTGTCGCCCGCCGGTGACGGGGCCATCGCGTCGTTCAGCGGCGGTGAATTGATCCAGGCCGAGCCCGACGCCTCCTCTTTCCCCTCGGGCGGACTGCGCGCCACCTTCGAGGCCCGCGGTTACACCGCCTGGGACCCCTCCAGCCCGGCGTTTATCATGCGCCACACCAACGGCTCGACCCTGTGCATCCCCACCGCCTTCGCGTCGTGGACGGGCGAGGCGCTCGACAACAAGACGCCCCTGCTGCGCTCTACCGAGGCGCTGAACAAGGCCGTGACCCCCGCGCTGCACCTTTTTGGCGCGTCGGAAGGCGCCCGCGTCAGCAGCACCCTGGGGGCCGAGCAGGAGTACTTCCTGATCGCCGAGGAGTACTACTACCGCCGCCCCGACCTCGTGATGAGCGGCCGCACCCTCTTCGGCGCGCAGCCCCCGCGCGGCCAGGAGCTCGAAGACCACTACTTCGGCGCGATCCCGGACCGCGTGCTGAGCTTTATGACAGACGCCGAGCTGCAGCTGTACGCCCTGGGCGTGCCCGTCAAGACCCGCCACAACGAGGTGGCTCCCGGGCAGTTCGAGATCGCGCCCATCTTCGAGAGCAGCAACGTGGCGGCCGACCACCAGCAGCTCATCATGCAGGTGCTGCAAAACACCGCCCGCAAATACGGCCTGGTGGCGCTGCTGCACGAGAAGCCCTTCGCGGGCGTGAACGGCTCGGGCAAGCACTGCAACTGGAGCATGTCCACCGATGCGGGTGAGAACCTGCTGGAACCTGGCGACACCCCGCACGAGAACCTCCAGTTCCTGTTTTTCTGTTCGGCCGTCATCAAGGCCGTGGACGAGCACCAGGACCTGCTGCGCGTTTCGGTCGCCTCGGCGAGCAACGACCACCGTCTGGGTGCCAACGAGGCTCCGCCCGCCATCATCTCCATCTTTCTGGGCAGCGAGCTGACCGACATCCTCGACCGGGTAGAGAGCGGTGAGGGCGGGCGCGGCGTGGAAGCCGGGCTGCTGGGCCTGGGCACGAACGTCCTGCCGCCCCTGCCCCGCCATGCTGGGGACCGCAACCGCACCAGCCCCTTCGCCTTTACCGGCAACAAGTTTGAGTTCCGCGCGGTGGGTTCTTCCCAGAGCATTTCCTTTCCCATCACCGTGCTGAACACCATCGTGGCAGACGCGGTGCAGGGGCTTACCGCCGAGCTCAAGGCCAGGCTCGACAGCGGCGCAGAACTCGCGGCGGCGGTGGGCGAGCTGGTGCGCGAGACGTACAGCAAGCACAAGCGCATCGTGTTCAACGGCGACGGCTACTCGGACGAGTGGCACGAGGAAGCCGAGCACGCGCGCGGCCTGCTGAACCTGCGAACCAGCATCGACGCCTTCCCGCAACTCACCTCGGCCAAGAACGCCGAGCTGTTCGGGCGTTTTGGGGTGCTGTCGGAGCGCGAACTCGCGGCCCGGCAGGAGGTGCTGTACGATCAGTACTTCAAGACGGTGAACATCGAGGGCGAGACGACCGAGTACGTCGCCCGCACCATGATCCTGCCTGCTGCCGTCGCGTACCTGGCCGAGCTGCATCAAGCCGGAGGCAGCCGCGCCGTGCAGGCCACCACCGGGGAGATCGAGGTTGCGGCGGACGCGCTGTACGACGCCCTCCAGGCCCTGGGAACCCAGAATGCGGCGCTGGGCGGTGAGGAAGTCCACGAGAAGGCCCACCACGTGGCCGCTCAGGTGCTGCCCGCCATGACGGCCGTGCGCCAGGCCGCCGACCGGCTGGAAAAGGTGGTGGCCGAGCGCCACTGGCCGCTGCCGACCTACCGCCAGATGCTGTTCGTGAAATAG
- a CDS encoding GNAT family N-acetyltransferase, producing MTDAQQSDLQVTNNGQERRYELRMGGRVVGFAEYRPAGPALMFTHTEVEEGHEGQGLGSRLVRAALDDARAQGVQVVPMCQFVAGYIREHREYVDLVQPGQRGVFGL from the coding sequence ATGACCGACGCGCAACAGAGCGACCTTCAAGTGACCAACAATGGGCAGGAGCGCCGCTACGAGCTCCGGATGGGCGGGCGAGTGGTGGGCTTTGCCGAGTACCGCCCGGCGGGTCCAGCCCTGATGTTCACCCACACGGAGGTCGAGGAAGGCCACGAGGGCCAGGGGCTCGGCTCGCGGCTTGTGCGTGCGGCGCTCGACGACGCCCGTGCCCAGGGCGTGCAGGTGGTGCCCATGTGTCAGTTCGTCGCCGGATACATCCGCGAGCACCGCGAGTATGTGGACCTCGTGCAGCCGGGGCAGCGCGGGGTGTTCGGGCTGTAA
- a CDS encoding alanyl-tRNA editing protein encodes MTRALYHELPTRLTFTATVTDVQGERVALDATAFYPEGGGQNADVGLLRWVGKEARVADTRKDKASGVIWHTLEGGVPAVGREVTGEVDPGTRWRNSARHSGEHLLAQAFYRINPAFRVVAVSMRHAESTIDLEGNPGEADVRAAETLLRETLGRTDLTLETPTVPEEDLHRYPLRRDAKVGGQVRLVIFREADGTPFDVSACGGTHMPHASRAAPVVVVRTERIRSGLTRVVFVAGEEASGFLGGVYRDARTLAQGFSTSVGALPGRVETLVQERNTLKEEVTALRAGLARLQVAASPVEDVVGVSLRCVTLDDAALLSGTLENVPVGEVRAVLVPGGRCGVASGHPEVPAGALLSASLKATGGKGGGRPELAQGTTGQPQAFLAAVRGALEALRQGQVS; translated from the coding sequence ATGACCCGCGCCCTGTACCACGAACTCCCCACCCGGTTGACCTTCACCGCCACCGTCACGGACGTGCAGGGGGAAAGGGTGGCCCTGGACGCCACCGCCTTCTACCCTGAGGGCGGCGGGCAGAACGCGGATGTGGGCCTGCTGCGCTGGGTGGGCAAAGAGGCGCGCGTTGCGGACACCCGGAAGGACAAGGCGAGCGGCGTGATCTGGCACACCCTGGAGGGCGGCGTGCCCGCCGTAGGACGCGAGGTGACGGGTGAGGTAGACCCAGGAACGAGGTGGCGCAATTCGGCCCGTCACAGCGGTGAACACCTGCTTGCCCAGGCGTTTTACCGGATCAACCCGGCCTTTCGCGTCGTGGCCGTCAGCATGCGCCATGCCGAAAGCACCATCGATCTGGAGGGCAACCCAGGTGAGGCGGACGTTCGGGCGGCCGAAACCTTGCTGCGCGAGACCCTGGGACGCACGGACCTGACGCTGGAGACCCCCACGGTGCCTGAGGAGGACCTGCACCGCTACCCCCTGCGCCGCGACGCCAAGGTGGGTGGGCAGGTGCGGCTGGTGATCTTCCGGGAGGCGGACGGCACCCCCTTCGACGTGAGTGCCTGCGGCGGGACCCATATGCCCCACGCCAGCCGCGCGGCTCCCGTGGTGGTGGTGCGAACAGAACGCATTCGCAGCGGCCTGACACGCGTGGTCTTCGTGGCGGGCGAGGAGGCGTCTGGGTTCCTGGGCGGCGTGTACCGTGACGCCCGAACGCTCGCTCAGGGCTTCAGCACCTCGGTAGGAGCGTTGCCGGGGCGGGTGGAGACGCTGGTGCAGGAGCGCAACACGCTGAAGGAGGAAGTGACGGCCTTACGCGCCGGGCTTGCAAGGCTACAGGTGGCGGCGTCTCCTGTGGAGGACGTGGTTGGCGTCTCCCTCCGCTGCGTGACCCTGGACGATGCGGCGCTGCTTTCGGGAACCCTGGAGAACGTCCCCGTGGGCGAGGTCCGCGCCGTCCTGGTTCCCGGCGGGCGCTGCGGCGTGGCGAGCGGACACCCGGAAGTCCCCGCTGGAGCGCTCCTGTCGGCGTCCCTGAAGGCCACGGGTGGCAAGGGCGGCGGACGCCCGGAACTGGCGCAGGGGACCACGGGGCAGCCGCAAGCGTTTCTGGCCGCTGTTCGCGGTGCCCTTGAGGCGTTGCGGCAAGGGCAGGTGAGCTGA
- a CDS encoding response regulator has translation MLTSRPTPIEILLVEDSEPDIMLTEEAFASAGVANRLHVARDGVEALEFLRREGERQTAPRPDVILLDINMPRMNGLEVLAEIKRDPHLMTIPVIILTTSQAEEDVLRSYQAHAASYMVKPIDFEHFFQAIQALGRYMLSVVRLPPQA, from the coding sequence ATGTTGACGTCCAGACCCACCCCCATCGAGATTCTGCTCGTGGAGGACAGCGAACCCGACATCATGCTGACCGAGGAGGCCTTTGCGAGTGCGGGCGTCGCCAACCGCCTCCACGTGGCGCGGGACGGTGTGGAAGCGCTGGAGTTTCTGAGACGTGAGGGCGAGCGCCAGACTGCGCCCCGCCCGGACGTGATCCTGCTCGACATCAACATGCCGCGCATGAACGGGCTGGAGGTTCTGGCAGAGATCAAGCGCGATCCCCACCTGATGACCATTCCCGTCATCATCCTCACCACCAGCCAGGCCGAGGAGGACGTGCTGCGCTCGTACCAGGCCCACGCCGCGAGCTATATGGTCAAGCCCATCGACTTCGAGCACTTTTTTCAGGCGATTCAGGCGCTGGGTCGGTACATGCTGAGTGTGGTGCGGTTGCCACCGCAGGCCTGA
- a CDS encoding SRPBCC family protein → MTGMEMTANQSGGPELSPQNSSPVERLLFGGAGLGLILLSLRSRGSAGALLGTGGALLLAGAAMGRGVGDAALAIKRTPDDHIAVQKAITIGVSAEDLYTFWRNFENLPRFMDHLESVKVQDGSGQRSHWVAKAPLGRTAEWDAEITEDRPGGLIAWRSLKGSQISTEGQVEFRSAPGERGTEVHVSLTYRPPGGTLGASVARLLGEEPAVQIGEDLRRLKRLLEVGLVPTTEGQSSARKGAVTKAEAKMYDNRRTS, encoded by the coding sequence ATGACCGGGATGGAAATGACGGCCAATCAATCGGGCGGCCCCGAGCTCAGCCCCCAGAACTCCAGCCCCGTGGAGCGCCTGCTGTTCGGCGGCGCGGGCCTGGGTCTGATCCTGCTCAGTCTGCGTTCGCGCGGCTCTGCAGGCGCCCTGCTCGGTACAGGCGGCGCGCTGCTCCTCGCAGGCGCGGCGATGGGCCGGGGCGTGGGCGACGCGGCGCTGGCGATCAAGCGAACGCCAGACGACCACATTGCGGTGCAAAAGGCCATCACAATCGGCGTTTCTGCCGAAGACCTGTACACCTTCTGGCGCAACTTCGAGAACCTGCCGCGCTTTATGGACCATCTGGAATCGGTCAAGGTGCAAGACGGGAGCGGCCAGCGCTCGCACTGGGTGGCGAAAGCCCCCCTGGGACGGACGGCGGAATGGGACGCCGAGATTACCGAGGACCGCCCCGGCGGCCTGATCGCGTGGCGCTCGCTGAAGGGCTCTCAGATTTCCACGGAGGGACAGGTGGAGTTCCGGTCCGCGCCTGGGGAGCGGGGCACCGAGGTCCACGTCTCGCTGACCTACCGTCCGCCTGGCGGCACCCTGGGGGCAAGTGTGGCGCGGTTGCTGGGCGAGGAACCTGCGGTGCAGATCGGCGAAGATCTGCGGCGGCTCAAGCGACTGCTGGAGGTGGGACTTGTTCCCACGACGGAAGGACAGTCCAGCGCCCGCAAAGGCGCAGTGACGAAGGCGGAGGCCAAGATGTACGACAACCGGAGGACGTCGTGA